A single Oceanimonas doudoroffii DNA region contains:
- the atpB gene encoding F0F1 ATP synthase subunit A, with protein sequence MAATGDVLTSQGYISHHLQHLQIGSGFWALNIDSLLVSVVLGALFLWGFSKVASRATTGVPGKWQCAIELLVEFVDKSVKDVFHGKSALIAPLALTIFVWVFLMNLMDLIPVDYLPYGAQLLGVPYLRVVPSADVNITMSMAFGVFFLIIFYSIKMKGVSGFVKELTMQPLNHWSMIPVNLVLETVSLIAKPISLGLRLFGNMYAGEMIFILIAGLLPWWSQWVLNVPWAIFHILVITLQAFIFMILTVVYMSMAYEEH encoded by the coding sequence AGGGTTATATCTCTCACCACCTGCAACACCTGCAGATTGGTTCGGGATTCTGGGCGTTGAATATCGATTCTTTGCTTGTTTCCGTTGTCCTGGGCGCGCTGTTCTTGTGGGGCTTCAGCAAGGTGGCATCCCGTGCTACCACCGGAGTTCCAGGCAAGTGGCAATGTGCCATCGAGCTGCTGGTTGAGTTTGTGGATAAATCTGTCAAGGACGTCTTCCATGGCAAAAGTGCGTTGATCGCGCCGTTGGCGCTGACCATTTTTGTCTGGGTATTCCTGATGAACCTGATGGACCTTATCCCGGTCGACTATCTGCCCTATGGTGCGCAATTGCTGGGCGTTCCTTACCTGAGGGTTGTTCCTTCCGCCGATGTTAACATCACCATGTCCATGGCGTTCGGTGTCTTCTTCCTGATCATTTTCTACAGCATCAAGATGAAGGGCGTGTCCGGCTTTGTAAAAGAGCTGACCATGCAACCGCTGAACCACTGGTCCATGATTCCCGTTAACCTGGTGCTTGAGACTGTATCCCTGATCGCAAAACCCATCTCCCTGGGTCTGCGACTGTTCGGCAACATGTACGCCGGTGAGATGATCTTCATCCTCATCGCGGGTCTGCTGCCGTGGTGGTCTCAATGGGTCCTTAATGTGCCGTGGGCGATTTTCCACATTCTGGTAATCACTCTGCAGGCTTTCATCTTCATGATCCTGACCGTCGTCTACATGTCGATGGCCTATGAAGAACATTAA
- the atpF gene encoding F0F1 ATP synthase subunit B, with the protein MNMNATILGQTIAFIIFVWFCMKFVWPPIMGAIEKRQKEIAEGLSSAERAKKDLALAQTNATEQLKEAKLQSAQIVEQANKRKAQIIEDATREAQAEREKILAQAQAEVEAERNRVKEELRKQVAALALVGAERILERQIDAAANSDIVEKVVAEL; encoded by the coding sequence ATGAACATGAACGCAACAATCCTCGGTCAAACGATCGCGTTTATCATCTTCGTTTGGTTCTGCATGAAGTTCGTATGGCCCCCCATCATGGGTGCCATCGAGAAGCGCCAGAAAGAAATTGCCGAAGGTCTGTCTTCGGCCGAACGTGCCAAGAAAGACCTGGCACTGGCGCAGACCAATGCAACCGAACAGCTGAAGGAAGCCAAGCTGCAGTCTGCTCAAATTGTTGAGCAGGCCAACAAGCGTAAGGCCCAGATCATCGAGGATGCAACGCGTGAGGCTCAGGCCGAGCGTGAAAAGATTCTGGCACAGGCCCAGGCGGAAGTTGAAGCCGAACGCAACCGTGTCAAAGAGGAACTGCGCAAGCAGGTTGCTGCTCTTGCCCTGGTGGGTGCAGAGAGAATCCTCGAGCGTCAGATTGATGCCGCTGCCAACAGCGACATCGTTGAGAAAGTAGTAGCTGAACTGTAA
- the atpH gene encoding F0F1 ATP synthase subunit delta, with translation MEMKTIARPYAKAAFDFAVEKKAVDNWLSMLTFAAEVAQNDSMAQVLSSDLNAEKMAEVFLAVCGEQLDEQGQNLIRVLAENGRLSVLPAVVREFAEMKAELDRVVDADVVSAAKLTKQQVAKIQASLEQRLGRQVNLNCSVDKSLMAGIIIKAGDLVIDGSVRGRLSRLAETLQS, from the coding sequence ATGGAAATGAAAACCATTGCTCGCCCCTATGCCAAAGCAGCTTTCGATTTTGCCGTTGAGAAAAAAGCGGTCGACAACTGGTTGTCCATGCTGACGTTTGCCGCCGAAGTGGCACAAAACGACAGCATGGCCCAGGTGTTGAGCAGCGATCTGAACGCGGAAAAGATGGCCGAAGTGTTTTTGGCTGTCTGTGGCGAACAGCTCGACGAGCAAGGCCAGAACCTGATTCGGGTTCTGGCTGAAAACGGACGCTTGAGTGTGTTGCCGGCAGTGGTGCGGGAATTCGCCGAAATGAAGGCGGAACTGGACCGGGTAGTGGATGCCGATGTGGTATCTGCCGCCAAACTGACCAAGCAACAAGTGGCCAAGATTCAGGCTTCACTGGAACAGCGTCTGGGACGCCAGGTGAACCTGAATTGCAGCGTCGACAAGAGCCTGATGGCCGGCATTATCATCAAGGCCGGCGACCTGGTTATCGACGGAAGTGTGCGGGGCCGTCTGTCCCGCTTGGCCGAAACGCTGCAATCTTGA
- the atpA gene encoding F0F1 ATP synthase subunit alpha, translating to MQLNSTEIAELIKQRIEQFNVVSEARNEGTIVSVSDGIIRIHGLADIMQGEMIELPGNRYALALNLERDSVGAVVMGPYADLAEGTKVHSTGRILEVPVGRSLLGRVVNTLGEPIDGKGAIETDITSPVEVIAPGVIDRQSVDQPVQTGYKAVDAMIPIGRGQRELIIGDRQVGKTALAVDAIINQKDSGIKCVYVAIGQKASTIANVVRKLEEHDALKNTIVVVASASESAALQYLAPYAGCAMGEYFRDRGEDALIVYDDLSKQAVAYRQISLLLRRPPGREAYPGDVFYLHSRLLERASRVSADYVEKFTNGEVKGQTGSLTALPIIETQAGDVSAFVPTNVISITDGQIFLTTELFNSGIRPAVDPGISVSRVGGAAQTKIVKKLSGGIRTALAQYRELAAFAQFSSDLDDATRKQLNHGQKVTELMKQKQYRPMSVAEQALSLFAAENGYLDDVELKLITTFEDALLAYANSEHAALMAEINEKADYNKDVVAKLTALLDSFKATQSW from the coding sequence ATGCAACTGAATTCAACTGAAATTGCCGAGCTGATCAAACAGCGCATCGAGCAATTCAATGTTGTCAGTGAAGCACGAAACGAAGGTACCATCGTGTCCGTAAGCGATGGCATCATTCGTATTCACGGCCTTGCTGACATCATGCAAGGTGAAATGATTGAACTGCCGGGCAACCGTTACGCCCTGGCACTGAACCTGGAGCGCGACTCCGTGGGCGCCGTGGTCATGGGTCCTTATGCCGATCTGGCCGAAGGCACCAAGGTTCACTCCACCGGTCGTATCCTGGAAGTTCCGGTAGGCCGCAGCCTGCTGGGCCGTGTGGTTAACACCCTGGGTGAGCCGATCGACGGCAAGGGCGCCATCGAGACCGATATCACTTCTCCGGTAGAAGTGATTGCGCCCGGCGTAATCGACCGTCAGTCGGTAGACCAGCCGGTACAGACCGGCTACAAGGCCGTTGACGCTATGATTCCTATCGGCCGTGGCCAGCGTGAGCTGATCATCGGTGACCGTCAGGTGGGTAAAACCGCCCTGGCCGTTGACGCCATCATCAACCAGAAAGACTCCGGCATTAAATGTGTGTACGTGGCCATCGGCCAGAAAGCGTCCACCATCGCCAACGTGGTCCGCAAGCTGGAAGAGCATGACGCGCTGAAGAACACCATCGTGGTGGTTGCTTCCGCTTCCGAGTCTGCCGCCCTGCAGTACCTGGCGCCTTACGCCGGTTGTGCCATGGGTGAGTACTTCCGTGACCGCGGTGAAGATGCCCTGATCGTGTACGATGACCTGTCCAAGCAGGCCGTTGCCTACCGTCAGATCTCTCTGCTGCTGCGTCGTCCGCCGGGCCGTGAAGCCTACCCGGGTGACGTGTTCTACCTGCACTCCCGCCTGCTGGAGCGTGCTTCCCGCGTGTCTGCCGACTACGTTGAGAAGTTCACCAATGGCGAAGTGAAAGGTCAGACCGGTTCACTGACTGCGCTGCCGATCATCGAAACTCAGGCCGGCGACGTGTCTGCGTTCGTACCGACCAACGTGATCTCCATCACCGACGGTCAGATCTTCCTGACCACCGAACTGTTCAACTCCGGTATTCGTCCGGCCGTTGACCCGGGTATCTCCGTATCCCGTGTAGGTGGTGCAGCCCAGACCAAGATCGTCAAGAAGCTGTCTGGTGGTATCCGTACCGCCCTGGCCCAGTATCGCGAACTGGCCGCCTTCGCCCAGTTCTCTTCCGATCTGGACGATGCTACTCGCAAGCAGCTGAACCACGGTCAGAAAGTGACCGAACTGATGAAGCAGAAGCAATACCGTCCGATGTCCGTTGCGGAGCAGGCCCTGTCCCTGTTCGCCGCCGAAAACGGCTACCTGGACGATGTTGAGCTGAAGCTCATCACTACGTTCGAAGACGCCCTGCTCGCTTACGCCAATTCAGAACATGCCGCCCTGATGGCGGAGATCAACGAGAAAGCCGACTACAACAAAGACGTTGTAGCCAAGCTGACTGCGTTGCTGGATAGCTTCAAGGCTACCCAGTCCTGGTAA
- the atpG gene encoding F0F1 ATP synthase subunit gamma encodes MAGAKEIRSKIGSVKNTQKITSAMEMVAASKMRKAQDRMDHSRPYAETIRKVIGHIAQGNLEYKHPYLEDREVKRVGFIIVSTDRGLCGGLNINVFKAAMNEMKACTDKGVGVDLCLIGSKAVSFFNRYGGKVLAQASGLGDNPALDSLIGSVSVMLEAYDKGEIDKLYLVYNKFENTMVQKPTVDQLLPLPASEEEVASHSWDYLYEPDPKSLLDTLLVRFVESQVYQGVVENLASEQAARMVAMKAATDNAGNLINDLQLVYNKARQAAITQELSEIVAGAGAV; translated from the coding sequence ATGGCCGGCGCAAAAGAAATACGTAGCAAGATCGGGAGTGTGAAAAACACTCAGAAGATCACCAGCGCTATGGAGATGGTGGCCGCCTCGAAAATGCGCAAAGCGCAGGATCGCATGGACCACAGCCGCCCATACGCTGAAACCATACGCAAGGTGATCGGCCACATCGCGCAGGGGAACCTGGAATACAAGCACCCCTATCTGGAAGACCGTGAGGTCAAGCGCGTAGGCTTTATTATCGTCTCCACCGATCGTGGCCTTTGTGGTGGTCTGAACATCAACGTGTTCAAGGCTGCCATGAACGAAATGAAAGCATGCACCGACAAGGGTGTGGGCGTTGATCTGTGCCTTATCGGCAGCAAAGCGGTGAGTTTTTTCAACCGCTATGGCGGCAAGGTACTGGCTCAGGCTTCCGGCCTGGGTGACAACCCCGCCCTGGACAGCCTGATTGGCTCGGTCAGCGTCATGCTTGAGGCATACGACAAGGGTGAGATAGACAAGCTGTACCTGGTGTACAACAAGTTTGAAAACACCATGGTGCAAAAGCCGACGGTCGATCAACTGTTGCCTTTGCCTGCATCGGAAGAAGAAGTGGCCAGCCACAGCTGGGACTACCTCTATGAGCCGGACCCCAAATCGCTGCTGGACACGCTGCTGGTACGCTTTGTGGAATCCCAGGTGTATCAGGGTGTGGTCGAGAACCTGGCCAGCGAACAGGCGGCCCGGATGGTGGCGATGAAAGCCGCAACCGACAACGCCGGCAACCTCATCAACGATCTGCAACTGGTGTATAACAAGGCCCGTCAGGCCGCCATTACCCAGGAGCTGAGTGAGATCGTTGCCGGGGCCGGTGCCGTATAA
- the atpE gene encoding F0F1 ATP synthase subunit C, which yields MEMIFIAAALMLGLASIGGAIGISMLGGKFLESAARQPDMLPALRGNFFIVVGLVDAIPMITVGMALYLIFAVA from the coding sequence ATGGAAATGATTTTCATCGCTGCCGCTCTCATGCTGGGTCTGGCTTCTATCGGTGGTGCTATCGGTATCTCTATGCTGGGTGGCAAGTTCCTGGAAAGTGCTGCTCGTCAGCCTGACATGCTGCCTGCCCTGCGCGGCAACTTCTTCATCGTGGTAGGTCTGGTTGACGCCATCCCGATGATCACCGTTGGTATGGCTCTGTACCTGATCTTCGCCGTAGCCTAA
- a CDS encoding F0F1 ATP synthase subunit epsilon — protein sequence MAEYSFHLDIVSAEKRLFSGSVSAVTVSGSEGELGVRYGHAPLLTAIRPGLVQYVTKAGQQEVLYVSGGMLEVQGSSVMVLADTAIRAEDLDKAKAEEAKRSAEAKLQNSSHDVDYAEAAAELARAMAKLRVLQLVKKNVR from the coding sequence ATGGCTGAGTATAGCTTTCACCTGGACATCGTCAGTGCCGAGAAGCGTCTGTTTTCCGGCTCTGTCAGCGCGGTGACAGTCTCCGGCTCTGAGGGTGAATTGGGCGTTCGTTACGGACACGCCCCCCTGCTGACGGCAATCCGTCCCGGCCTGGTGCAATACGTGACCAAGGCCGGCCAGCAGGAAGTTCTGTATGTTTCCGGCGGTATGCTGGAAGTGCAGGGCAGCAGTGTCATGGTACTGGCCGACACTGCGATTCGCGCCGAAGATCTGGATAAAGCCAAGGCCGAAGAAGCCAAACGCTCGGCGGAAGCCAAGCTGCAAAACTCCTCACACGATGTGGACTATGCAGAAGCGGCCGCCGAACTGGCCCGGGCTATGGCGAAACTGCGCGTGCTGCAGTTGGTTAAGAAAAACGTACGTTAA
- the atpD gene encoding F0F1 ATP synthase subunit beta has product MSKGIIVQIIGAVVDVEFPQDAVPHVYDALKITTEGQGQGLVLEVQQQIGGGVVRCIAMGSSDGLRRGLEIENTNAPIQVPVGVQTLGRIMDVLGNPIDEKGDIGEEERWSIHREAPSYEEQSNSAELLETGIKVIDLVCPFAKGGKVGLFGGAGVGKTVNMMELIRNIAIEHSGYSVFAGVGERTREGNDFYHEMTESNVLDKVSLVYGQMNEPPGNRLRVALTGLTMAEKFRDEGRDVLLFVDNIYRYTLAGTEVSALLGRMPSAVGYQPTLAEEMGVLQERITSTKTGSITSVQAVYVPADDLTDPSPATTFAHLDATVVLSRQIAALGIYPAVDPLDSTSRQLDPQVVGEEHYSVARGVQTVLQRYKELKDIIAILGMDELSEDDKLTVSRARKIERFLSQPFFVAEVFTGAPGKYVSLKDTIAGFQGILNGDYDTLPEQAFYMVGSIDEAVEKAKKL; this is encoded by the coding sequence ATGAGTAAGGGTATCATAGTCCAAATCATCGGCGCCGTTGTTGACGTGGAATTCCCGCAAGATGCGGTTCCCCACGTATACGACGCGCTGAAGATTACGACGGAAGGCCAGGGCCAGGGTCTGGTTCTGGAAGTTCAGCAGCAAATCGGCGGCGGCGTTGTTCGTTGTATCGCCATGGGTTCTTCCGACGGCCTGCGCCGTGGTCTGGAAATTGAAAACACCAACGCGCCCATTCAGGTGCCGGTAGGTGTTCAGACCCTGGGTCGCATCATGGACGTACTGGGTAACCCCATCGACGAAAAAGGCGACATCGGCGAAGAAGAGCGCTGGTCCATTCACCGCGAAGCCCCCAGCTACGAAGAGCAGTCCAACTCTGCCGAGCTGCTGGAAACCGGCATCAAGGTAATCGACCTGGTATGTCCCTTCGCCAAGGGTGGTAAGGTTGGTCTGTTCGGTGGTGCCGGTGTAGGTAAAACCGTAAACATGATGGAACTGATCCGTAACATCGCCATCGAGCACAGCGGTTACTCCGTGTTTGCCGGTGTGGGTGAGCGTACCCGTGAAGGTAACGACTTCTACCACGAAATGACCGAGTCCAACGTACTGGACAAGGTATCTCTGGTATACGGTCAGATGAACGAGCCGCCCGGCAACCGTCTGCGTGTGGCCCTGACCGGTCTGACCATGGCCGAGAAGTTCCGTGACGAAGGTCGTGACGTACTGTTGTTCGTGGACAACATCTACCGTTACACCCTGGCCGGTACCGAAGTATCCGCACTGCTGGGCCGTATGCCTTCCGCAGTAGGTTACCAGCCGACCCTGGCCGAAGAGATGGGCGTTCTGCAGGAGCGTATCACCTCTACCAAGACCGGCTCCATCACCTCCGTACAGGCCGTTTACGTGCCCGCGGATGACTTGACCGACCCGTCTCCGGCCACCACCTTCGCCCACCTGGATGCGACCGTGGTACTGAGCCGTCAGATCGCTGCCCTGGGTATCTACCCGGCCGTTGACCCGCTGGACTCCACCAGCCGTCAGCTGGACCCGCAGGTGGTTGGTGAAGAGCACTACTCTGTTGCCCGTGGCGTACAGACCGTGCTGCAGCGCTATAAAGAGCTGAAAGACATCATCGCCATCCTGGGTATGGACGAACTGTCTGAAGACGACAAGCTGACCGTGTCCCGCGCCCGTAAAATCGAGCGTTTCCTGTCTCAGCCGTTCTTCGTGGCCGAAGTGTTCACCGGTGCCCCCGGCAAGTATGTGTCTCTGAAAGACACCATCGCTGGCTTCCAGGGCATCCTGAACGGCGACTACGACACGCTGCCCGAGCAGGCGTTCTACATGGTTGGCTCCATCGACGAAGCGGTCGAAAAAGCCAAGAAACTGTAA